Proteins found in one Paenibacillus borealis genomic segment:
- the lspA gene encoding signal peptidase II, whose amino-acid sequence MLFYLISILVVLVDQTAKWLVRTHMELGEKIPFWSPHLQFVYYENSGAAFSSFQGYGKYFSIIAVVFVAAVFYYRRQGRIRGPLLEAASGFLVGGALGNAIDRVIYHQVTDFLVFGNRGGILNLADLAINAGAILIVVYLLVDHFGHKVAR is encoded by the coding sequence ATGCTTTTTTATCTGATTTCCATATTGGTAGTGCTGGTTGACCAAACCGCCAAATGGCTGGTCCGCACCCACATGGAGCTGGGCGAGAAAATACCCTTCTGGAGTCCGCACCTGCAGTTCGTCTACTATGAGAACAGCGGGGCAGCCTTCAGCTCATTTCAGGGTTACGGGAAGTATTTCTCCATAATCGCTGTTGTTTTTGTAGCAGCAGTGTTCTATTACCGGCGGCAGGGCAGGATTCGCGGACCTTTACTTGAGGCAGCCAGCGGTTTTCTGGTCGGCGGAGCGCTCGGGAATGCGATTGACCGTGTCATCTACCATCAGGTAACGGACTTTCTTGTGTTCGGAAACCGTGGGGGAATTCTCAATCTGGCCGATCTGGCGATTAATGCCGGGGCAATTTTGATTGTTGTCTACCTGCTGGTCGACCACTTTGGACACAAAGTTGCCCGATGA
- a CDS encoding DUF421 domain-containing protein — protein MEYGSILVKLIAGFGGLWAMTRLLGKKEISALTPFDFISAVILGDLVGNTIYEKENSVLMLLFTLAVWTVLSITFEKITMHVRKLRKPLEGEPEILIRDGKIDLRKLRSNNLDFEQLRMMLRAKDTFSINEVAYAIYETNGSLSILKKPQYEPVIRKDLDITGKDVRLPQSLVESGIIQRPVLESFGKPESWLLQELRKKGYPDLASVAYAELNEDGELCVIEAAPHQAKPGEF, from the coding sequence ATGGAGTACGGATCAATATTGGTTAAATTAATTGCCGGGTTTGGCGGACTATGGGCGATGACCCGTTTATTGGGCAAAAAAGAGATTTCCGCCCTTACCCCATTCGATTTCATCTCCGCCGTTATTCTGGGGGATCTGGTCGGCAATACGATTTACGAGAAAGAGAATTCAGTACTGATGCTGCTGTTCACACTGGCCGTCTGGACAGTACTGTCCATCACCTTCGAGAAGATTACCATGCATGTCCGCAAGCTGCGCAAGCCGCTGGAAGGCGAACCGGAGATTCTCATCCGGGATGGTAAAATAGATCTCCGGAAGCTTCGCAGTAATAATCTGGATTTCGAGCAGCTGCGGATGATGCTGCGGGCGAAGGATACCTTCTCCATTAACGAGGTTGCTTATGCGATCTATGAGACGAACGGCTCGCTCAGCATTCTGAAGAAGCCGCAATATGAACCGGTAATCCGCAAAGACCTGGATATCACCGGGAAGGACGTCCGCCTTCCGCAAAGCCTTGTCGAGTCCGGTATCATTCAGCGTCCGGTGCTGGAGAGCTTCGGCAAACCCGAAAGCTGGCTGCTGCAGGAGCTGCGGAAGAAGGGTTATCCTGATCTTGCGTCAGTAGCATATGCCGAACTGAATGAAGACGGGGAACTGTGCGTCATCGAAGCCGCCCCGCATCAGGCAAAGCCCGGTGAATTCTGA
- a CDS encoding aldo/keto reductase translates to MKYSYLGKSGLKVSQLCLGTMNFGPETEEKEAFRIMDAALDAGINFFDTANVYGGQERRGWTEEIIGRWFQQGGGRREKVVLATKVYGDMFDEQDGPNSGSGLSAYKIRRHLEGSLKRLQTDHIELYQMHHIDRNVSWEELWGAFEILVSQGKAGYIGSSNFAGWHIAVAQAKAKERHFLGLVSEQHLYNLLERTPELEVLPASKELGLGVIPWSPLAGGLLGRNALSKTGARSARSGKLEQHRSQLEQFSALCKELGEHEDQVALAWVLANPAVTAPIIGPRTIEQFEDSLRVTEIVLDEAALKKLDEIFPGPGKPAPEAYAW, encoded by the coding sequence ATGAAGTACAGTTATTTGGGTAAATCCGGTTTGAAGGTCAGCCAGTTATGTCTTGGCACGATGAATTTCGGGCCGGAAACTGAGGAGAAGGAAGCGTTCCGGATTATGGATGCCGCACTCGATGCGGGAATTAATTTCTTCGATACCGCTAATGTGTACGGCGGACAGGAGCGCCGCGGCTGGACCGAGGAAATTATCGGCCGCTGGTTCCAGCAGGGGGGCGGACGGCGCGAGAAGGTTGTGCTGGCCACCAAGGTGTATGGTGACATGTTCGACGAGCAGGATGGTCCGAATTCCGGCTCCGGCTTGTCCGCTTACAAAATCAGACGGCATCTTGAAGGCTCACTGAAACGTCTGCAGACGGATCATATTGAATTGTATCAGATGCATCACATTGACCGGAATGTATCCTGGGAAGAGCTGTGGGGCGCATTTGAAATTCTTGTATCCCAAGGCAAGGCCGGATATATCGGTTCCAGTAACTTTGCCGGCTGGCATATCGCTGTTGCACAGGCTAAGGCTAAAGAGCGCCATTTCCTCGGCTTAGTGTCCGAGCAGCATCTGTACAACCTGCTGGAACGTACTCCGGAGCTTGAGGTACTCCCGGCTTCCAAGGAATTGGGCCTGGGTGTCATTCCGTGGAGTCCGCTGGCCGGAGGTCTGCTGGGCCGCAATGCCCTGTCCAAGACCGGTGCGCGCAGCGCCCGTTCAGGCAAGCTGGAGCAGCACCGCAGTCAGCTGGAGCAGTTCTCCGCACTGTGCAAGGAGCTTGGCGAGCATGAAGATCAGGTCGCCTTGGCTTGGGTACTAGCTAACCCGGCAGTAACGGCGCCGATTATCGGACCGCGTACGATAGAGCAGTTCGAGGATTCGCTGCGTGTTACTGAGATTGTACTGGATGAAGCCGCGCTGAAGAAGCTGGACGAGATCTTCCCCGGACCGGGCAAGCCGGCACCGGAAGCTTATGCCTGGTAA